Below is a genomic region from Vibrio nitrifigilis.
CGATACTCATACAATCACTTTTTCTTTTCAAAACACACGATTATCACGGCGCTTATTGTCTCACATTCAAGAACACTAATATATGTACAAGTGATCTCAATTTTTTCAACGACCTAATACCGACCATAACGCATTTTCTATCGCGGTATCATTTTTTATACGGTTCATCACTCCAATAGATACAAAACTAAAAAGAGAGCCGACAGCTCTCTTTTAAAGTGACAGGTGATAAGCACAATGATTATTTTTGCTTCACTATTGGATAATCGCCATTGACCAGTTCTTGGACAAAGGCGGATCCCTGACCACTGTGGGTAATCCACACTTTTTCCTTGGCGCGAGTCATCGCGACGTAAAACAAGCGACGTTCTTCTGCATAAGGATAGTCATCATTATTGTGTGACAATACACCATCAAGATGCACGGCTTTGACTTTCGCTGGAAACTGCCCTTCGTCCACGTTAAGAATAATGACATAATTCGCTTCTTTACCTTTACTGGCATGACACGTCATAAAATCAATTCGCAACGATAAATAACGGTTTTGCCAATCCTTTAGCAATTCTGGCTTATGGTAGTGATTACGGCCAAGCAGTAGTAAAGTTTTTAGGCCATCCGCTTTGCGATTAAGCTGATCAATAATCTTCTCTACATTGTGGCTAGGTGCAACGTAAACCGCTTTCTGTTTCTGCGACTTATAGCTATTGAGCGTTTTGGGCAACTGATTCGGGTTTTGCTGAATAAACTGATTGGCCACATTGGCAATCTGCTCATTGAAACGGTATGTCGTATCGAGATGATGTATGGTTGACTGAGGGAAACGAGCAGCAAACCCTGTAGTCAAATTGACATCAGAACCAGCAAACTGGTAAATGGCCTGCCAATCATCCCCCACAGCAAACAAGTTACACGAACCGGTTTTTTGCTCACATAGCGACTGGATCAGTTCTAAACGTTGCGGCGAAATATCTTGATATTCATCGACCATAATAAATTTCCATGGCGATGGGAATTTCCCCTTCTGTACGTATTGAGCAGCGCGGCTAATCATGATGTTAAAGTCGATTTGATCTTCATCTTTCAGCATTTTTTGCCAGTCACGAAAGCACGGCCAACATAAATTCAACTCGCTGTTCAAACGGGCATATTCTTCATGATCAACGATACGCTCCTGAAGTTCTTTTTTCTTAATATTGAGCATTGAAAGCTGATCAATTTGCTTAACCAACCAAGCAATTAATTTGGGGTTTTCAACATGACTACCTAGCTCATCATCACCGGTAATATAGGCAATAGGCCATTTTGATAGATGTTGCTGCCAACGCTTAAAGTTGGTATCAGTCATCCAGTGACGCTTAAGCCAATCAATACACCACGCTGTACGCTGGTTATCATCAAGTGCCAAAGGTGACAAAGCAACACTGCCCCCTTCAACTCGATTAATGATATTGAGCCCCAATTGATGGAAGGTATTTACTCTCACACCTTGCGTTCTCTCCCCCACTTTTTCTTGGATCCGCTGTTCCATTTCCTGTGCGGCATCTTTGCCAAACGCCACCAGCAAAATATCTTCTGGATGAGCCAACCCACTTTGCAGTAAGTACGCAACGCGTGCAGTCAATACACTGGTTTTACCTGAGCCCGCGCCTGCTAACACTAAATTATGATCATCATTGAGTAATACCGCCTGCTGCTGCGTATTATTCATTGGTGAAGACTCAATATTTGCAAAGAGTGGTTGCCATCGTTCTTGCTCATCACCAAGCCAAGCTTGGTTGCGCTCATATAAGGTTTCAGACGTATTTAACAGCCAAGGCAACAGTGGTTCCATAGCCTCTGGTAAACGTTGGTGTGTTTCTTCGATAGTGGCCCCAATGCTATCCAGATCGCTAAGCACCCGGGTTACCCAACTTTCTGTTAATGAATGGGGAAGGAATGAAGGCAAGTTACCGATACTTAAGAGTTCTTCTCGCCAACGTGGTAGATATTCGCTGAGCTTCTCACATTGGAGATCATGCCAGCGCTGATAATCGGTCACTAAATACTCAGCAAAATCGCGGCATTGTGGCCAAGGAAGTCCTTGAACTAACCATGAACGCTGCACGCCCTCTTCTTCATGGGCATAGAATTGCATCGAGCCCCAAATGAGACCATGATTAACGCGTACGCATCCATTCCAAATATGATAAGGAATACGCTCTTCAGTTTGATGAGATGAGAGCACAATAAGCTCTTTCTCAAGTGACACTTGATGATATTCGTCAGAAATAAAAAACTGTGCAGTCTTATTCGCACTCAGCTGCATTGAAATAAACTCTCTCATTGTATTCGCGGCTCATCATACCTTAATCATATCGGAGAATGAAAAGTTAATGTCAATACTTTAAAATCAAAGAAATTTCTCACTTTTATTCATCTTGATCAGGTTGTTAGTTACCGCATCTGGTACACTTTCAACTTTGCAATTACGACCATTGAACAACGTGCAGATATCAAATCGACTTAGGCTCTACTGGGCCAATAAAACTTTCAACTATAGCGCCCTGATTCTTGTGACACTTCTCGGGGTGGTCATCCCTTGCTGGATGTACAGTCTCAACACTTGGGTCACACCGTTGATCTTAGGCGTGATCGCTGCGGCTTTATCGGAACGGGACGATAATTTCTCTGGCCGCCTAAAAGCCATCACCATGACGTTTATCTGCTTTGCGATCGCTTCATTTTCGATAGAGATTTTATTTGATCACCCCAT
It encodes:
- the helD gene encoding DNA helicase IV; amino-acid sequence: MQLSANKTAQFFISDEYHQVSLEKELIVLSSHQTEERIPYHIWNGCVRVNHGLIWGSMQFYAHEEEGVQRSWLVQGLPWPQCRDFAEYLVTDYQRWHDLQCEKLSEYLPRWREELLSIGNLPSFLPHSLTESWVTRVLSDLDSIGATIEETHQRLPEAMEPLLPWLLNTSETLYERNQAWLGDEQERWQPLFANIESSPMNNTQQQAVLLNDDHNLVLAGAGSGKTSVLTARVAYLLQSGLAHPEDILLVAFGKDAAQEMEQRIQEKVGERTQGVRVNTFHQLGLNIINRVEGGSVALSPLALDDNQRTAWCIDWLKRHWMTDTNFKRWQQHLSKWPIAYITGDDELGSHVENPKLIAWLVKQIDQLSMLNIKKKELQERIVDHEEYARLNSELNLCWPCFRDWQKMLKDEDQIDFNIMISRAAQYVQKGKFPSPWKFIMVDEYQDISPQRLELIQSLCEQKTGSCNLFAVGDDWQAIYQFAGSDVNLTTGFAARFPQSTIHHLDTTYRFNEQIANVANQFIQQNPNQLPKTLNSYKSQKQKAVYVAPSHNVEKIIDQLNRKADGLKTLLLLGRNHYHKPELLKDWQNRYLSLRIDFMTCHASKGKEANYVIILNVDEGQFPAKVKAVHLDGVLSHNNDDYPYAEERRLFYVAMTRAKEKVWITHSGQGSAFVQELVNGDYPIVKQK